The DNA window ATGGAACGGTGTGTTCTTACCCTTCGATACAAAATCTTTCACATCGATCACATACGATTCTTTCGGATCGATCACAACCACATCCGCATCTTTTCCCGGTTTCAGGGATCCTTTGTTGGCAAGATGCAGGATCTTCGCCGGATTGTAACTCATCTTTTCTGCCATCTGCATCGGTGTGATCCATCCTTTGTCCACCAGTTCGGTGATGGTCAGAGATACACTGGTTTCCAGTCCCACGATACCAAACGGCGCGCTCTTCATAGAAACACCCTTTTCCACCATCGTATGTGGTGCATGGTCGGTGCTGATCACATCAAAGACATCATTTTTCAGTCCTTCCAGAAGTGCCTGCCGGTCTTCTTTTGTGCGCAGTGGTGGATTCATCTTATAATTAGTATCACCTTCCACGATATCATCCGAAGTCAGTGTAAAATGATGGGGGCATACTTCACCGGATACAGAGATTCCTTCTTCTTTTGCCAGACGCAGCATCACTTCACTGTCTTTTGTGGAACAATGACAAAGATGCAGGTGGCATCCGGTATCTTTTGCGATCAAAATATCTCTTGCTACAATAGTATCTTCCACTGCGTTACAAATTCCAGGCAGACCAAACTTCTCGGAATTGGTATCTTCATTCATACAGCCGCCGTTTACCATATGAATATCTTCACAATGTGCCAGTACCGGAATATTCATGCGTGCTGCAATCTGCATCGCTTCTTTATAAATCTGCGCATTCATAACAGATTTTCCATCCTCACTGATCGCCGGCGCGCCCGCCCGAACCATCCCTTCAATATCAGAAAGTTCCTCGCCTTTCATCCCCTGAGTGATAGCTCCTGCCTGCAGGACATTGACCAGATTACACTGCGTTGCTTTATTTTTCACATAAGAAAGTCGTTCCGGATTATCAATGACCGGTTTTGTGTTTGGCATAGCAACCAGTGTTGTAACACCACCCCTTGCCGCAGCCTTCGATCCGGTAAATACATCCTCTTTATGTGTCAGCCCCGGATCGCGCAGATGTACATGCATATCGATCAGCCCCGGCATGACGTAGCAGCCTCTGGCATCGATCACCCGATCGGCTTCTTCTTTGATGTTCTCTTTCACTTCCTGGATCTTATCATCTTCCAACAGTACATCTGCAACCTGATCCAGCTTTGTATCCGGATCGATCACATGACCATTTTTTATCAGGATTTTCATATTGCATCCTTTCCTGAAGCTTCTGCATCTTTTGCATATCTTCACACTTTTTTTCGTTCCCTCTTTCTGTAAGGAACCCTGTTTTCCATCTACTATCATACACGAAAACTGTACTGAAATAAAGCCTTTTTCTGCTTGACTTTTACAAATATTCCAACTATAATGAGCATTGTAGAAGGAAATTGGATATATCTAATATTACCCATCGGGCTGAACGGGATTATTATTTATTTTATCAATGCTAATCTCCAGAGCCGGGTGGATTTTTTATCTCTGGAATTATTCTTCTGCATTATATTTTCTATTTATTTTATTTTTATGGAGGTAATATCATGAACAAGGGAACTGTAAAATGGTTCAATGCTGAAAAAGGCTATGGTTTCATCACAGGAGAAGACGGAGCAGATGTATTCGTTCATTTCTCTGCAATCCAGGGAGAAGGCTTCAAATCCTTAGACGAAGGACAGGCTGTAACTTATGATTTAACCGAAGGCGCTCGCGGAATGCAGGCAGCTAACGTTGTAAAATTATAATTTTAAGAAACAAGAGAGAACCGGCAGGCTTTGAGGGTCTGCCGGTTTTTTTGTATTGTATAGCAACAGTTGATCCAGTGGAGCAGTTTTGATTACTCTTTTTATTGAGAATTCCATCATCCTCCCTTCGCTGTGCCCTGACTAGAGCGTGTTTGAAAAAGGCTTTTCGTGAGCTGCGAGTCCCAGTTTGTGGGAGATTTTATCCGAATGAGGGCGGCGTAGCGGGCTACGGCAACCGAATAAGGGTAAAATATACCGCAAAGTGGGGCTTGCAGATTGCGGAAATGATTTTTCAGACACGCTCTAGAACGCTGTGGAAGAAATTGTCTCCTGTGTCCCATACAAAAAAAGCAGACCCATACGGATCTGCTTTCTAATTGCTTGAATTAAGCTTCCTGAGAAACGATTTCTCTCTTGTTGTAGGAACCACAAGCTTTGCATACTCTGTGAGGCATCATCAGCGCACCACATTTGCTGCATTTTACCAGGTTCGGAGCAGCCATTTTCCAGTTTGCTCTTCTTTTATCTCTTCTGGCTTTAGATGATTTATTCTTTGGACAGATGGACATCAGTTACACCTCCTTAAAATTCTTAAATATATCACTGATAACAGCCATTCTGGGATCTAAATCTGCCGTATCGCAATCACAGGATCCCTGATTTAGATTTGCTCCACAACGGCTACAGATTCCTTTACAGTCCTCTTTGCAGAGTACCCGCATTGGCCAATTGATTAGTATTTCATTATGCAGCAGCTTATCGGTATCCAGCTCTTTGTTCTGGATAAAACTGCTTTCATCCAATGCCTCAATCCGTTCTTCCTCGGACAGCTTCATATCAATCTCCTCGTCATAATCGACCGGACATGATACCAGCACCGGCTCCAGACATCTGGAACATGGAATCCATACAGCAACCTGACCTTCCGCACGGATACTCAGAATCTGATTCTCTTTGTGCTTGATCGTCAGCATCACCGGCTCGTTCTCTCCATAAGAAAACTCACCCAGTTCACAGGAAAAAGTATCTCCTGACGACAATATTTCTACCTGTTGTTGCTTTCCTTCATGAGTCAGTAATTTGGATAAATCAATCAGCATAATTCACTCCTAACCACACTTCTCCAATTATACAGAAGCATTTTCTTTTTGTCAACTGTTTTTTCCTGACAACCTGCAATATTTCTGAAATATTTTTACAATAATTACAGATTGTCCTGTCTTTCAGTGGGAAGAAAATCCCCTTCGGCTTACAGTCAAAAGGGGACTTTCTTTTATATATAATCTTACAGTTTTTCTCTGTTTTTATACCAGAGCTACTGTTTCACGGCAGATAGCCAGTTCTTCGTTTGTCGGGATTACTGCAACTTTTACTTTGGAATCCGGAGTAGAAATTACGATTTCTTCTCCTCTGTGTCCGTTTGCATCTTTGTCCAGTGTAACTCCCAGGTAACCCAGATAGCTTACTACTTTTTCACGTACCGGAATTGCATTCTCACCGATACCTGCGGTAAATACGATCGCATCTACACCGTTCATAGCTGCTACATAGCCGCCAACGAATTTTGCGATACCGTATGCCAGAACATCGATTGCATTTGCTGCATCCTGGTTTCCGCCTTCTGCTGCTTCGTTCAGATCACGGAAGTCACTTGACAGACCGCCGGACAGACCGAACAGACCGGATTTTTTATTCAGTACATTCATTATCTGGGAGATATCCAGGTTTTCTTTCTTTGCGATGAATTCCATGATAGCCGGATCGATGTTACCGGAACGGGTTCCCATAACAACACCTTCCAGTGGAGTCAGACCCATGGTGGTATCTACACATTTTCCGTTTACTACGGCACTGATAGAAGATCCGTTACCCAGATGGCAAACGATTACTTTGGAGTCTTCCGGGTTCAGTCCCAGGAATTCTACGGCACGTTTGGATACAAAGCTGTGGCTTGTACCATGGAAACCGTATCTTCTTACTTTGTAGTTCTTGTAGTATTCCAGTGGCAGACCGTACAGATATGCTTTTGCAGGCATGGTCTGATGGAAAGCGGTATCAAATACTGCTACCTGCGGTACACCTGGCATCAGTTCGCCGCATACACGGATACCGATCAGGTTTGCCGGGTTGTGCAAAGGTGCCAGATCGTTACACTCTTCTACAGCCTGGATTACTTCGTCTGTGATAACTACGGAAGAAGCAAATTTTTCTCCGCCGTGTACGACACGGTGTCCGATTGCATTTACTTCTTTCAGGCTTGCGATTGCACCTGTTTTATCATTGGTCAGGGCATCCAGAACCATCTGGATGGCTTCTTTATGTGTCGGCATGGAAGCTTCTGTGATTTCTTTGTCGCATCCTGCTTTCTGGTATACCAGTCTTCCGTCGATTCCGATTCTCTCACAGAGACCTTTTGCCAGAACTTCTTCTGTATCGGAGTTGATCAGCTGATATTTCAGAGATGAACTTCCGCAGTTGATTACTAATACGTTCATGTTTTCTTCCTCCACTTAAACATCCTTTTATGTATCTGTTTTATTCAGCCTGGCACTGTACTGCTGTGATTGCAACAACACCAACGATATCTTCTGCTGAGCATCCACGGGACAGGTCGTTTACAGGTTTTGCGATACCCTGTGTTACAGGTCCGTATGCTTCTGCTTTTGCCAGTCTCTGTACCAGTTTGTATCCGATGTTTCCTGCATCCAGATCAGGGAAGATCAGAGTGTTTGCTTTTCCTGCTACTTCACTTCCCGGAGCCTTGGAAGCACCAACGCTCGGTACGATAGCAGCATCCAGCTGGAATTCTCCGTCCAGTTTCAGATCCGGATTCTGTTCTTTTGCGATTCTTGTAGCTTCTACAACTTTATCTACATCGGCATGTTTTGCACTGCCTTTGGTAGAATGGGACAACATAGCTACTACAGGTTCTTCTTCAACCAGCAGTTTGAAGGATTCTGCAGAGGAAGCTGCGATAGCTGCCAGTTCTTCCGGATTCGGGTTCTGGTTCAGTCCGGAATCTGCAAATACGAAAGTACCGTTTGCGCCATATTCGCAATCCGGAACTACCATCAGGAAGAATGCAGATACCAGTTTTGTTCCCGGTTTTGTTTTCAGGATCTGCAGACACGGTCTCAGTGTATCTGCGGTAGAATGGCATGCACCGGATACCATTCCGTCTGCATCGCCCATCTTAACCATCATAACACCGTAGTACAGATACTGGTTTAACAGGATCTCTTTTGCCTGTTCCGGTGTCATACCTTTTTTGCTTCTCAGTTCTACCAGTTTGTCAATATATCCCTGTGTTTTTTCGGATGTAGCAGGATCTACGATCTTTGCACCGGAAATATCCAGTCCTTCACTGCCTTTTTTGATTGCTTCTTCGCTACCAACCAGAACAACATCTGCGATTCCTTCTTTCAGGATCTGTGCAGTTGCTTCATATGTTCTTCTGTCTTCGGTTTCCGGAAGTACAATTACTTTTTTATCAGCTTTTGCTCTTGCTTTGATTGTGTCAATAAATCCCATGATTTCATGACTCCTTTCCTATTTTGCTCACTACATAAAATTATACTCTTTTTCCTTTACAGTGACAAGGTTAGTTAATTTTTTAACATATATTCTTTATTTCTCCGGAAAGCCTTGTTTTTCTGCATTTTCCCTGTTAGAATGAGAAAATAATTTATGTATTTTTTGAGGTGCAACCATGAAAATTGCCGGAATCATCGCGGAATATAATCCGTTTCACACAGGACATGCCTATCATATACAGAAAACAAGAGAACTTACAGGAGCCGATTATATCGTCGTTGTCATGAGCGGAGATTTTGTACAGCGGGGAGCACCCGCCTTGTATTCCAAGCATCTGCGCACTCGGATGGCACTTCTCGGCGGTGCGGACCTGGTCTTCGAACTGCCGGCAACCCATGCCTGCGAGAGTGCGGAATTCTTTGCGCAGAGTGCCGTCGGACTGCTTGACGGACTCGGCTGTGTGGATGTTCTTTCTTTTGGAAGCGAAAGCGGAGACATCGAACCGTTTTTACAGCTCGGAGCTTTTCTTGCCACCGAGACGCCGGAATATCAGAATCTTTTAAAAAAATATCTGAAGAAAGGTGAATCCTTCCCCAAAGCGCGCAGTCTTGCCCTTCAGGAGCTGCTTTCGGACACCGATACAGATACCGGAACCTTTTTGCAGACGCCGAATAATATTCTCGGTGTGGAATACTGTAAGGCACTCTGCCGACGGAACAGTCCGATCCGGCCGTTTACGGTGAAACGCGAAGGAAACGCCTATCACGAGGAATCATTAAAAGAACAGTTTCCTTCTGCTTCCGCTATCCGTGCCCTGTGGAAATCTGCGGACTGCAAGATGTCAGATTCTACTGTATCTTCCTGTTTTCCGCCCGCCATATCTGCGCTTCTTTCGCAGACTTTCTCCTGCCCGCAGTTTCTGGATGAGGAGGATTTTTCTCCTTATCTTCGCTGGCTTCTGTTTTCGACAGACAAAGCACAGCTGGCTTCTTATCAGGATGTCACACCGGACTTTGTGCAGCGTCTTTTTCACACCAGAGGTTCTTATGAGAGCTGGGGACAATATGCGGCACTTTTAAAGACGCGGGAACTTACCTACAGCCGAATCTGCCGGATGCTGATGCACTGTCTGCTGCAGATTTCCGATGTGCCGCCTCTTTCCTACGCCCGCCTGCTCGGTTTCCGCCGTCAGGCATCACCGGTACTCTCCGCACTCAAAAAGCACAGTTCCATCCCGTTCATTACAAAGGCAGCGGATGCATCTTCCCTGTTGTCCGACGAATCCGCTGCTGTTTTTGCAAAAAATGTGGAGGTTTCCAATCTTTACGAGAGTGTCTGGTGTGAAAAATATCACACCCCGTTTGTGCATGAATATCAGAAACCTCTTATCATTCTTCCCTGATACCGAGCTCTCATTTTCTGCCGATAACTGTTTCCCCTGTTATTGGCAGTTTTTTACTGTTTTTTTCCGTTTTTCTCCTCCGATGCTTTCAGATGATTGACT is part of the Blautia faecicola genome and encodes:
- a CDS encoding dihydroorotase encodes the protein MKILIKNGHVIDPDTKLDQVADVLLEDDKIQEVKENIKEEADRVIDARGCYVMPGLIDMHVHLRDPGLTHKEDVFTGSKAAARGGVTTLVAMPNTKPVIDNPERLSYVKNKATQCNLVNVLQAGAITQGMKGEELSDIEGMVRAGAPAISEDGKSVMNAQIYKEAMQIAARMNIPVLAHCEDIHMVNGGCMNEDTNSEKFGLPGICNAVEDTIVARDILIAKDTGCHLHLCHCSTKDSEVMLRLAKEEGISVSGEVCPHHFTLTSDDIVEGDTNYKMNPPLRTKEDRQALLEGLKNDVFDVISTDHAPHTMVEKGVSMKSAPFGIVGLETSVSLTITELVDKGWITPMQMAEKMSYNPAKILHLANKGSLKPGKDADVVVIDPKESYVIDVKDFVSKGKNTPFHGKKVNGKVKVTICGGRVVYEDK
- a CDS encoding cold-shock protein, with protein sequence MNKGTVKWFNAEKGYGFITGEDGADVFVHFSAIQGEGFKSLDEGQAVTYDLTEGARGMQAANVVKL
- the pta gene encoding phosphate acetyltransferase — encoded protein: MGFIDTIKARAKADKKVIVLPETEDRRTYEATAQILKEGIADVVLVGSEEAIKKGSEGLDISGAKIVDPATSEKTQGYIDKLVELRSKKGMTPEQAKEILLNQYLYYGVMMVKMGDADGMVSGACHSTADTLRPCLQILKTKPGTKLVSAFFLMVVPDCEYGANGTFVFADSGLNQNPNPEELAAIAASSAESFKLLVEEEPVVAMLSHSTKGSAKHADVDKVVEATRIAKEQNPDLKLDGEFQLDAAIVPSVGASKAPGSEVAGKANTLIFPDLDAGNIGYKLVQRLAKAEAYGPVTQGIAKPVNDLSRGCSAEDIVGVVAITAVQCQAE
- a CDS encoding DUF6783 domain-containing protein, with amino-acid sequence MQAPLCGIFYPYSVAVARYAALIRIKSPTNWDSQLTKSLFQTRSSQGTAKGG
- a CDS encoding tRNA(Met) cytidine acetate ligase, coding for MKIAGIIAEYNPFHTGHAYHIQKTRELTGADYIVVVMSGDFVQRGAPALYSKHLRTRMALLGGADLVFELPATHACESAEFFAQSAVGLLDGLGCVDVLSFGSESGDIEPFLQLGAFLATETPEYQNLLKKYLKKGESFPKARSLALQELLSDTDTDTGTFLQTPNNILGVEYCKALCRRNSPIRPFTVKREGNAYHEESLKEQFPSASAIRALWKSADCKMSDSTVSSCFPPAISALLSQTFSCPQFLDEEDFSPYLRWLLFSTDKAQLASYQDVTPDFVQRLFHTRGSYESWGQYAALLKTRELTYSRICRMLMHCLLQISDVPPLSYARLLGFRRQASPVLSALKKHSSIPFITKAADASSLLSDESAAVFAKNVEVSNLYESVWCEKYHTPFVHEYQKPLIILP
- a CDS encoding YceD family protein; translation: MLIDLSKLLTHEGKQQQVEILSSGDTFSCELGEFSYGENEPVMLTIKHKENQILSIRAEGQVAVWIPCSRCLEPVLVSCPVDYDEEIDMKLSEEERIEALDESSFIQNKELDTDKLLHNEILINWPMRVLCKEDCKGICSRCGANLNQGSCDCDTADLDPRMAVISDIFKNFKEV
- the rpmF gene encoding 50S ribosomal protein L32 gives rise to the protein MSICPKNKSSKARRDKRRANWKMAAPNLVKCSKCGALMMPHRVCKACGSYNKREIVSQEA
- a CDS encoding acetate/propionate family kinase, translated to MNVLVINCGSSSLKYQLINSDTEEVLAKGLCERIGIDGRLVYQKAGCDKEITEASMPTHKEAIQMVLDALTNDKTGAIASLKEVNAIGHRVVHGGEKFASSVVITDEVIQAVEECNDLAPLHNPANLIGIRVCGELMPGVPQVAVFDTAFHQTMPAKAYLYGLPLEYYKNYKVRRYGFHGTSHSFVSKRAVEFLGLNPEDSKVIVCHLGNGSSISAVVNGKCVDTTMGLTPLEGVVMGTRSGNIDPAIMEFIAKKENLDISQIMNVLNKKSGLFGLSGGLSSDFRDLNEAAEGGNQDAANAIDVLAYGIAKFVGGYVAAMNGVDAIVFTAGIGENAIPVREKVVSYLGYLGVTLDKDANGHRGEEIVISTPDSKVKVAVIPTNEELAICRETVALV